One part of the Chiloscyllium punctatum isolate Juve2018m unplaced genomic scaffold, sChiPun1.3 scaffold_856, whole genome shotgun sequence genome encodes these proteins:
- the LOC140474144 gene encoding synaptonemal complex central element protein 1-like isoform X4 produces the protein MAGMGNEATSLKTDPLAAMELGNKVEPQIGDLVKRIKALIEVNQEIFHLEGDCNTKEASLKRLHFQYDQSKAQTERQLDVSRERKQRIEALTAQIEEEKLKRKRERNAFEQQLEELINKHKWMAEFYQTPARLELEMRNIENSKQQLLSEERTMLEKLGTLDKELDSLRQLGAASDEAVFLHSKEAKFTHQLFEEENKAVKRLFREVSECPSDLRQIPELSR, from the exons ATGGCGGGAATGG GGAATGAGGCAACCTCTCTGAAGACGGACCCCCTCGCTGCCATGGAGCTGG GAAATAAAGTGGAACCCCAGATTGGAGACTTAGTGAAAAGGATCAAGGCCCTAATTGAAG taaatcagGAGATCTTTCATCTGGAGGGTGACTGCAACACTAAGGAAG CAAGTTTGAAGAGGCTGCATTTCCAGTACGATCAGAGTAAAGCTCAGACTGAGAG ACAGCTGGATGTGAGCCGGGAGAGGAAACAAAGAATTGAGGCGCTAACTGCCCAGATTGAGGAAGAGAAGCtgaagaggaagagagaaag GAACGCGTTTGAGCAGCAACTTGAGGAACTCATCAACAAGCACAAGTGGATGGCTGAATTTTAT CAGACTCCGGCCAGGCTTGAACTGGAGATGCGGAACATTGAAAACTCCAAGCAGCAACTCCTGAGCGAAG AGCGCACAATGCTGGAGAAGCTGGGCACCCTGGACAAGGAACTGGACTCTCTTCGGCAACTGGGAGCTGCTTCTGACGAGGCTGTCTTCCTGCACAGCAAAGAGGCAAAGTTTACCCA CCAACTGTTTGAGGAGGAGAACAAAGCGGTGAAAAGGTTGTTCAGAGAGGTTTCGGAGTGTCCCTCAGATCTTCGGCAGATACCAGAGCTAAGCAGGTGA
- the LOC140474144 gene encoding synaptonemal complex central element protein 1-like isoform X1: MAGMGNEATSLKTDPLAAMELGNKVEPQIGDLVKRIKALIEEKRVNNEELKKLQARRGEMEKELDELNQEIFHLEGDCNTKEASLKRLHFQYDQSKAQTERQLDVSRERKQRIEALTAQIEEEKLKRKRERNAFEQQLEELINKHKWMAEFYQTPARLELEMRNIENSKQQLLSEERTMLEKLGTLDKELDSLRQLGAASDEAVFLHSKEAKFTHQLFEEENKAVKRLFREVSECPSDLRQIPELSR; this comes from the exons ATGGCGGGAATGG GGAATGAGGCAACCTCTCTGAAGACGGACCCCCTCGCTGCCATGGAGCTGG GAAATAAAGTGGAACCCCAGATTGGAGACTTAGTGAAAAGGATCAAGGCCCTAATTGAAG AGAAAAGAGTGAACAACGAGGAACTGAAGAAGTTGCAGGCACGGCGAGGAGAAATGGAGAAGGAACTCGATGAGT taaatcagGAGATCTTTCATCTGGAGGGTGACTGCAACACTAAGGAAG CAAGTTTGAAGAGGCTGCATTTCCAGTACGATCAGAGTAAAGCTCAGACTGAGAG ACAGCTGGATGTGAGCCGGGAGAGGAAACAAAGAATTGAGGCGCTAACTGCCCAGATTGAGGAAGAGAAGCtgaagaggaagagagaaag GAACGCGTTTGAGCAGCAACTTGAGGAACTCATCAACAAGCACAAGTGGATGGCTGAATTTTAT CAGACTCCGGCCAGGCTTGAACTGGAGATGCGGAACATTGAAAACTCCAAGCAGCAACTCCTGAGCGAAG AGCGCACAATGCTGGAGAAGCTGGGCACCCTGGACAAGGAACTGGACTCTCTTCGGCAACTGGGAGCTGCTTCTGACGAGGCTGTCTTCCTGCACAGCAAAGAGGCAAAGTTTACCCA CCAACTGTTTGAGGAGGAGAACAAAGCGGTGAAAAGGTTGTTCAGAGAGGTTTCGGAGTGTCCCTCAGATCTTCGGCAGATACCAGAGCTAAGCAGGTGA
- the LOC140474144 gene encoding synaptonemal complex central element protein 1-like isoform X2, with translation MAGMGNEATSLKTDPLAAMELGNKVEPQIGDLVKRIKALIEEKRVNNEELKKLQARRGEMEKELDELNQEIFHLEGDCNTKEASLKRLHFQYDQSKAQTERQLDVSRERKQRIEALTAQIEEEKLKRKRERNAFEQQLEELINKHKWMAEFYTPARLELEMRNIENSKQQLLSEERTMLEKLGTLDKELDSLRQLGAASDEAVFLHSKEAKFTHQLFEEENKAVKRLFREVSECPSDLRQIPELSR, from the exons ATGGCGGGAATGG GGAATGAGGCAACCTCTCTGAAGACGGACCCCCTCGCTGCCATGGAGCTGG GAAATAAAGTGGAACCCCAGATTGGAGACTTAGTGAAAAGGATCAAGGCCCTAATTGAAG AGAAAAGAGTGAACAACGAGGAACTGAAGAAGTTGCAGGCACGGCGAGGAGAAATGGAGAAGGAACTCGATGAGT taaatcagGAGATCTTTCATCTGGAGGGTGACTGCAACACTAAGGAAG CAAGTTTGAAGAGGCTGCATTTCCAGTACGATCAGAGTAAAGCTCAGACTGAGAG ACAGCTGGATGTGAGCCGGGAGAGGAAACAAAGAATTGAGGCGCTAACTGCCCAGATTGAGGAAGAGAAGCtgaagaggaagagagaaag GAACGCGTTTGAGCAGCAACTTGAGGAACTCATCAACAAGCACAAGTGGATGGCTGAATTTTAT ACTCCGGCCAGGCTTGAACTGGAGATGCGGAACATTGAAAACTCCAAGCAGCAACTCCTGAGCGAAG AGCGCACAATGCTGGAGAAGCTGGGCACCCTGGACAAGGAACTGGACTCTCTTCGGCAACTGGGAGCTGCTTCTGACGAGGCTGTCTTCCTGCACAGCAAAGAGGCAAAGTTTACCCA CCAACTGTTTGAGGAGGAGAACAAAGCGGTGAAAAGGTTGTTCAGAGAGGTTTCGGAGTGTCCCTCAGATCTTCGGCAGATACCAGAGCTAAGCAGGTGA
- the LOC140474144 gene encoding synaptonemal complex central element protein 1-like isoform X3, protein MHFFKKKNHPVNNHFPEGRLIKGSLKSGEPRDGCNSLMLSRTVNQEIFHLEGDCNTKEASLKRLHFQYDQSKAQTERQLDVSRERKQRIEALTAQIEEEKLKRKRERNAFEQQLEELINKHKWMAEFYQTPARLELEMRNIENSKQQLLSEERTMLEKLGTLDKELDSLRQLGAASDEAVFLHSKEAKFTHQLFEEENKAVKRLFREVSECPSDLRQIPELSR, encoded by the exons ATGCATTTCTTTAAAAAGAAAAACCACCCTGTCAACAATCATTTCCCGGAAGGGCGCCTAATCAAAGGTTCCCTGAAGTCAGGTGAGCCAAGGGATGGATGTAACTCTCTGATGCTGTCCAGGACTG taaatcagGAGATCTTTCATCTGGAGGGTGACTGCAACACTAAGGAAG CAAGTTTGAAGAGGCTGCATTTCCAGTACGATCAGAGTAAAGCTCAGACTGAGAG ACAGCTGGATGTGAGCCGGGAGAGGAAACAAAGAATTGAGGCGCTAACTGCCCAGATTGAGGAAGAGAAGCtgaagaggaagagagaaag GAACGCGTTTGAGCAGCAACTTGAGGAACTCATCAACAAGCACAAGTGGATGGCTGAATTTTAT CAGACTCCGGCCAGGCTTGAACTGGAGATGCGGAACATTGAAAACTCCAAGCAGCAACTCCTGAGCGAAG AGCGCACAATGCTGGAGAAGCTGGGCACCCTGGACAAGGAACTGGACTCTCTTCGGCAACTGGGAGCTGCTTCTGACGAGGCTGTCTTCCTGCACAGCAAAGAGGCAAAGTTTACCCA CCAACTGTTTGAGGAGGAGAACAAAGCGGTGAAAAGGTTGTTCAGAGAGGTTTCGGAGTGTCCCTCAGATCTTCGGCAGATACCAGAGCTAAGCAGGTGA